In Methanobacterium paludis, the following proteins share a genomic window:
- a CDS encoding beta strand repeat-containing protein, whose protein sequence is MEIEKNRQMILKVPLILLGVMVLFSFGIGAVAADSSQLYVSTAGNNSWDGQSAVWNGTSGPKETITNATGTFTTAGTLHISNGTYNENNITINNNMTIIGESQQNTIVDGNNAGTIFYIAPGVTANILNLTLTNGSSQNDGAINNNGILAINGITLTGNTATGDGGAIYNNGTLTVTNSTFINNVATGNGGAIYNDGTLNYVSTTHTSETITQNGGTLTVINSTFTNNSAQNGGAIYNAGTINITTSTTLTDYTITQNGGTLTVINSTFTGNTATGNGGAIANDATFNVVGFSTLTRTVITQNGGTATISDSTFMNNTANNGGAISNLATLNISQSTLTGTATTGTTALNSGTVTVTNSALIGNTANINGGAIYNGAITSVTTTSTFTDYTINNDATITAQFNTMAGNSALNGGAVYNDATSTVTDNTLTRTTLNNAATATVTDNALVDNHATTGRDIVNNVVATQSGNVITVSFINNTGTVDARRNWWGFVTGPAPGDVVGTVDTSNFLNYTMNMVVTASNSSPNVGQQFSYTITVTNNGPDNATDVQVTDGIPTGLTFNGYTASQGTYNHATEIWNVGTLASGASAVLQLFVTPTASVAGTNVTKIATLINTNQTGNATVFVPTAPVSNVTLTKTASNSLPNVGQQFYYTIIATNSGAADAPGVQVTDVIPAGLTFNSYTASQGTYNSVTGIWDVGTLVNGTSATLLLFVTPTASVAGTTVVNNATIPGQTASATVAVPTVVSNVTLTKTASNLVPNVGQQFSYTVTATNNGSGAATGVQVTDVIPAGLTFNSYTASQGTYNSVTGIWDVGTLASGASAVLQLFVTPTASVAGTSVINTATTPGQIASATVAVPTAPVSNVTLTKTASNLVPNVGQQFSYTVTATNNGSGSATAVQVTDVIPAGLTFNSYTATQGTYNSVTGIWDVGTLASGASAVLQLFVTPTASAAGTSVINTATTLGQIVTATVVVPTAPVSNVTLTKITSNLVPNVGQQFSYTVIATNNGSGSATGVQVTDVIPAGLTFNSYTATQGTYNSVTGIWDVGTLDSGASATLLLFVTPTASVAGTSVINTATSLGQIVSVTVVVPHVPNVTLNKTASNNAPNVGQQFNYTVTVTNNGSSTVNGVHVTDVIPAGLTFNSYTASQGTYNSVTGLWDVGTLASGASATLKLFVTPTALLAGTNVTNNATLVNTGQTVNATVHVPEANVKLTKTTSNTNPNVGQQFNYTVTVTNNGPDTATGVQVTDVIPAGLIFNSYTASQGTYNSVTGVWDVGTLANGTSATLKLFVTPKASLAGTTVTNIAKIAQNEYNQNNNSTTITIKVKPQNHGGNGGNEGNGGNGGNEGNGGNEGGVSTGNITGNKSTNIVNAATQTGIAMQTTGVPITGLILAILAVLGGILTPRKK, encoded by the coding sequence ATGGAAATAGAAAAAAATAGACAAATGATTCTGAAGGTTCCTTTAATACTTTTGGGAGTTATGGTTCTGTTCTCTTTTGGGATTGGCGCTGTTGCAGCTGACTCATCACAGCTCTATGTAAGCACAGCTGGAAACAACAGTTGGGACGGACAATCTGCTGTATGGAATGGTACAAGCGGGCCAAAAGAAACCATAACAAATGCCACAGGTACGTTTACAACGGCTGGAACTCTTCATATATCCAATGGAACCTACAATGAAAATAACATAACTATCAACAACAACATGACGATCATAGGCGAAAGCCAGCAGAACACAATAGTCGATGGAAACAATGCTGGAACTATATTTTACATTGCACCCGGAGTGACTGCCAATATTCTCAATTTAACACTAACCAACGGAAGCAGTCAGAATGATGGAGCCATTAACAATAATGGAATCTTGGCAATAAATGGCATCACATTGACGGGTAATACTGCAACAGGTGATGGTGGAGCCATTTACAATAATGGAACACTAACAGTAACAAACAGCACATTCATAAACAACGTTGCAACAGGCAATGGTGGAGCCATCTACAATGACGGAACATTAAACTATGTTTCAACCACACATACAAGCGAGACCATAACACAGAATGGTGGAACATTGACTGTAATCAACAGCACATTCACAAACAACAGTGCACAGAATGGTGGAGCTATCTACAACGCTGGAACCATAAACATAACCACCAGCACTACACTCACGGATTACACCATAACACAGAATGGTGGAACATTAACTGTAATCAACAGTACATTCACGGGTAACACTGCAACAGGTAATGGTGGAGCTATCGCAAACGATGCAACATTTAACGTAGTAGGATTTAGCACACTCACACGTACGGTTATAACACAAAATGGTGGAACAGCAACAATATCAGACAGCACATTTATGAATAACACGGCAAATAATGGTGGAGCCATTAGTAACCTTGCAACTTTAAATATATCTCAAAGCACACTTACTGGAACTGCCACAACAGGTACAACAGCACTTAATAGTGGAACAGTAACAGTAACTAACAGCGCCCTAATAGGCAACACCGCGAATATAAATGGTGGAGCCATCTACAACGGCGCAATAACATCTGTAACTACTACCAGTACATTCACAGACTACACCATAAATAATGATGCAACAATAACAGCACAATTCAACACAATGGCAGGCAACTCTGCATTAAATGGAGGAGCTGTCTACAACGATGCAACATCAACTGTAACCGACAATACACTCACACGTACCACATTAAACAATGCCGCTACAGCAACAGTAACCGACAATGCACTTGTGGACAACCACGCAACAACAGGTAGAGACATCGTCAATAATGTAGTAGCAACCCAAAGCGGAAACGTAATAACCGTAAGTTTCATAAATAATACTGGAACAGTAGATGCTAGACGTAATTGGTGGGGATTTGTCACTGGCCCAGCGCCTGGAGATGTAGTTGGAACAGTGGACACATCAAACTTTTTGAATTACACTATGAATATGGTCGTTACTGCCAGTAATAGCTCACCTAATGTGGGTCAACAGTTCAGTTACACCATAACCGTGACTAATAATGGTCCAGACAACGCTACCGATGTTCAGGTGACTGATGGTATACCTACAGGTTTAACATTTAATGGTTACACAGCAAGTCAGGGTACCTACAACCATGCTACTGAAATATGGAATGTTGGAACCCTTGCTAGTGGTGCCAGTGCAGTGTTACAATTGTTTGTTACACCTACGGCTTCTGTAGCCGGAACAAACGTGACTAAAATTGCAACACTAATAAACACAAACCAAACAGGTAATGCAACTGTATTTGTGCCTACGGCTCCTGTCTCTAATGTAACATTAACCAAAACCGCCAGTAATAGCTTACCTAATGTAGGTCAGCAGTTTTATTACACCATAATCGCAACTAACAGTGGTGCAGCCGATGCTCCTGGTGTTCAGGTGACTGATGTTATACCTGCTGGTTTAACCTTTAACAGTTACACGGCAAGTCAGGGTACCTACAATAGTGTTACTGGAATATGGGATGTTGGAACCCTTGTTAATGGTACCAGTGCAACATTACTGCTCTTTGTTACACCTACTGCTTCTGTAGCTGGTACAACCGTAGTTAACAATGCAACAATACCGGGTCAAACAGCCAGTGCAACTGTAGCTGTGCCCACAGTTGTGTCTAATGTTACATTAACCAAAACTGCCAGTAATCTTGTACCTAATGTGGGTCAGCAGTTCAGTTATACCGTAACTGCGACTAACAATGGTTCAGGTGCTGCTACTGGTGTTCAGGTGACTGATGTTATACCTGCTGGTTTGACATTTAACAGTTACACGGCAAGTCAGGGTACCTACAATAGTGTTACTGGAATATGGGATGTTGGAACCCTTGCTAGTGGTGCCAGTGCAGTGTTACAATTGTTTGTTACTCCTACAGCTTCTGTAGCTGGTACAAGTGTAATTAACACCGCAACAACACCCGGTCAGATAGCTAGCGCAACTGTAGCTGTGCCTACGGCTCCTGTGTCTAATGTTACATTAACCAAAACTGCCAGTAATCTTGTACCTAATGTGGGTCAGCAGTTCAGTTATACCGTAACTGCGACTAACAATGGTTCAGGTAGTGCTACTGCTGTTCAGGTGACTGATGTTATACCTGCTGGTTTAACCTTTAACAGTTATACAGCAACTCAGGGTACCTACAACAGTGTTACTGGAATATGGGATGTTGGAACCCTTGCCAGTGGTGCCAGTGCAGTGTTACAATTGTTTGTTACACCTACGGCTTCTGCAGCCGGTACAAGTGTAATTAACACCGCAACAACGTTGGGTCAAATAGTCACTGCAACTGTAGTTGTGCCTACGGCTCCTGTGTCTAATGTAACTTTGACTAAAATCACCAGTAATCTTGTACCTAATGTGGGTCAGCAGTTCAGTTATACTGTAATCGCGACTAACAATGGTTCAGGTAGTGCTACGGGTGTTCAGGTGACTGATGTTATACCTGCTGGTTTAACCTTTAACAGTTACACAGCAACTCAGGGTACCTACAACAGTGTTACTGGAATATGGGATGTTGGAACTTTAGATAGTGGTGCCAGTGCAACATTATTGCTTTTTGTTACTCCTACAGCTTCTGTAGCTGGTACAAGTGTAATTAACACCGCAACATCACTTGGTCAAATAGTCAGTGTAACTGTAGTTGTGCCTCATGTGCCTAATGTAACGTTAAACAAAACCGCAAGCAACAATGCACCTAATGTAGGTCAACAGTTCAATTACACCGTAACAGTAACGAATAATGGTTCAAGTACTGTTAATGGTGTTCATGTGACTGATGTTATACCTGCTGGTTTAACCTTTAACAGTTACACAGCAAGTCAGGGTACCTATAACAGTGTTACTGGATTATGGGATGTTGGAACTTTGGCTAGTGGTGCTAGTGCAACATTAAAACTATTTGTTACACCTACAGCTTTATTAGCTGGAACAAATGTGACTAATAATGCAACACTAGTAAACACAGGTCAAACAGTCAATGCAACCGTACATGTGCCTGAGGCCAATGTAAAGTTAACCAAAACCACAAGCAATACTAATCCTAATGTTGGGCAGCAGTTCAATTACACCGTAACAGTAACGAATAATGGTCCGGATACAGCTACGGGTGTTCAGGTGACTGATGTTATACCTGCTGGTTTGATCTTTAACAGTTACACAGCAAGTCAGGGTACCTACAACAGCGTTACTGGAGTATGGGACGTTGGAACCCTTGCTAACGGTACCAGTGCAACATTAAAACTATTTGTTACACCTAAAGCTTCATTAGCAGGAACAACTGTGACTAACATTGCCAAAATAGCTCAAAACGAATACAACCAGAACAATAACTCAACAACAATAACCATCAAGGTAAAACCACAAAACCATGGTGGTAATGGTGGTAATGAGGGTAACGGTGGTAATGGTGGTAATGAGGGTAACGGTGGTAATGAGGGTGGTGTTTCAACAGGAAACATCACAGGAAATAAATCCACAAACATCGTGAACGCAGCAACACAAACAGGAATAGCCATGCAAACTACGGGCGTGCCAATAACAGGATTAATACTAGCAATTCTAGCTGTTCTTGGCGGAATATTAACACCACGTAAAAAATAA
- a CDS encoding tautomerase family protein has protein sequence MPVVHVNVWKGFEQEKINYLIENLTKVFVDLDIPAEAVEILIHEVPQSHWGIGGVPASEKFKGVEIPGWKK, from the coding sequence ATGCCTGTGGTTCATGTGAATGTATGGAAAGGTTTTGAGCAAGAAAAAATAAATTATTTAATTGAAAACTTGACTAAAGTCTTTGTTGATTTGGATATTCCGGCAGAAGCTGTTGAAATCTTAATACATGAAGTACCTCAATCTCATTGGGGTATAGGTGGAGTACCCGCTTCAGAAAAATTTAAGGGTGTGGAAATACCTGGTTGGAAAAAATAA
- the hcp gene encoding hydroxylamine reductase, giving the protein MQEKLDMFCYQCSQTAGETGCTVKGVCGKESTVARLQDNLLFAIKGISAYLYHARELGYTDPEVDAFLERSFYSTLTNVNFDVGEFVKLALEAGQMNIKTMQLLKKANIDNYGEPTPTEVPVGSVKGPGILATGHSLKALAELLKQTEGTGINVYTHSELLPAHGYPELRKYDHLVGQLGGPWFDQRTTFKKYPVAVLGTSNCVLVPTADYKDRIFTLGVAQLPGVKHIDGYDFTPLIEKAKSLPELEDEPRETVFTTGFGGSTVLSLADKIKELVEAGKIKHFFVVGGCDSPKPQAKYYREFVQKLPGDTVVLTIACGKYRFNDLQLGDIEGVPRLIDLGQCNDAIVGIDIVAALSELFGLEINDLPLTFVLSWMEQKAVSILWSLLSLGIKGIYLGPIMPGWVNDDILNVLVENYDIKPIGNPEQDIKNILG; this is encoded by the coding sequence ATGCAAGAAAAATTAGACATGTTCTGTTACCAGTGCTCACAGACAGCAGGGGAAACCGGTTGTACTGTGAAAGGTGTTTGTGGTAAGGAGTCTACAGTTGCAAGGCTTCAGGATAATTTGCTTTTTGCAATTAAGGGAATATCAGCATACCTTTATCATGCAAGGGAGCTTGGATACACAGACCCTGAGGTTGATGCATTTTTAGAGAGAAGTTTTTACTCCACCTTAACCAACGTGAATTTTGATGTGGGAGAGTTTGTCAAACTGGCACTTGAAGCAGGTCAGATGAATATAAAAACAATGCAGCTTTTGAAGAAAGCTAATATAGACAACTACGGTGAACCAACACCAACAGAAGTTCCTGTGGGATCTGTTAAAGGGCCAGGTATTTTAGCAACAGGCCACAGTCTTAAAGCACTTGCAGAACTTCTAAAACAGACTGAAGGAACTGGAATTAATGTTTACACTCATTCTGAACTTCTTCCAGCCCATGGATACCCTGAACTTCGAAAGTACGACCATCTTGTGGGTCAGCTTGGAGGTCCATGGTTCGATCAGAGAACAACTTTCAAAAAATATCCTGTCGCAGTACTTGGGACTTCAAACTGTGTCCTTGTACCTACTGCAGATTATAAAGACAGAATATTCACATTAGGTGTTGCACAACTTCCAGGGGTTAAACACATTGATGGCTATGACTTCACACCACTGATTGAAAAAGCCAAATCGTTACCAGAACTTGAGGACGAACCACGAGAAACAGTTTTCACAACAGGATTTGGAGGATCAACAGTCCTATCACTTGCAGACAAAATAAAAGAACTTGTTGAAGCAGGTAAAATAAAACATTTCTTTGTTGTTGGAGGATGCGACTCACCAAAACCACAGGCCAAATATTACAGGGAATTTGTGCAGAAACTACCCGGAGATACCGTTGTTTTAACGATTGCATGTGGAAAATACAGGTTCAACGACCTGCAGCTTGGAGATATTGAGGGAGTGCCACGTCTTATAGATTTAGGCCAATGTAATGATGCAATTGTTGGAATAGATATTGTAGCAGCTCTATCAGAACTTTTCGGCTTAGAAATAAATGATCTACCTCTTACATTTGTTTTAAGCTGGATGGAACAGAAAGCAGTATCAATACTTTGGAGTCTTCTCTCATTAGGTATTAAAGGAATATACCTCGGCCCTATAATGCCGGGATGGGTTAATGATGATATACTAAATGTTCTGGTGGAAAACTACGATATAAAACCAATAGGCAACCCTGAACAAGATATAAAAAATATTTTAGGATGA
- a CDS encoding flavodoxin family protein, translating to MKILVAFYSRSGNTKRIAESISESLNCDIEEIVDTEKRGGVIGYIKSGYEAFRGKSSKIEDTKNDVSQYDLVIIGTPVWAGKMAVPIRTYITQNHAKFNNMAFFSTAGGTNFDSTFSDMKEVSGASPIAEIGVRAKEVQDGSYKPKIAEFLTKIQQSDK from the coding sequence ATGAAAATATTAGTAGCTTTTTATTCGAGATCAGGAAATACAAAGAGGATTGCAGAATCAATATCAGAATCTTTAAATTGTGACATTGAGGAAATTGTGGATACTGAAAAGAGAGGAGGTGTCATTGGTTATATTAAATCAGGATATGAGGCTTTTAGAGGTAAGTCATCTAAGATAGAAGATACTAAAAATGATGTATCTCAATATGATCTAGTTATTATAGGCACTCCTGTCTGGGCAGGAAAAATGGCAGTTCCTATCAGGACGTATATCACTCAGAATCATGCTAAATTTAATAACATGGCTTTTTTCAGCACAGCTGGTGGAACTAACTTTGATAGTACCTTCAGTGATATGAAAGAAGTTAGCGGAGCATCCCCAATAGCTGAAATAGGAGTAAGAGCAAAAGAAGTACAGGATGGAAGTTATAAACCTAAAATAGCTGAATTCTTAACTAAAATCCAACAATCTGATAAATAA
- a CDS encoding SHOCT domain-containing protein has protein sequence MTKEETSLPCNHNSNYGNIILKDEGVSISLRSSNPFSDTVKIELIKYQDILRVHYDKGFLSKWPKLYIETTTTSKKIEINVADLNILQKFVDKLNSRIFEVKNKENTPKQSSADKLKEAKELLDIGALNQDEFDEIKQKYLKEF, from the coding sequence ATGACAAAAGAAGAAACAAGTTTACCTTGTAACCATAATTCCAACTATGGAAACATTATACTAAAAGATGAAGGAGTTTCCATCAGTTTAAGAAGTAGTAATCCCTTTTCAGATACTGTAAAGATTGAACTAATTAAATATCAGGATATACTAAGGGTTCACTATGATAAAGGGTTTTTATCCAAATGGCCCAAACTATACATCGAAACTACCACAACTTCTAAAAAAATTGAAATAAATGTTGCTGACCTAAATATTTTACAAAAGTTTGTAGACAAGTTAAATTCTCGTATTTTTGAAGTTAAAAACAAAGAAAACACACCTAAACAAAGTTCAGCAGACAAATTAAAAGAAGCTAAAGAACTCTTGGACATAGGAGCTCTCAATCAGGATGAGTTCGATGAAATTAAACAGAAATACTTAAAAGAATTTTAA